The Nomia melanderi isolate GNS246 chromosome 4, iyNomMela1, whole genome shotgun sequence genome segment CCGAGAACGTCGGTGATAAAGGGGGAAGCGcggggaaataaaagaaaatagaagaaaaattccAGGAGCCGCGTCGTAAAGCGTATTTCAGTCACGAAAGCGGCGGGCGCCATCCCacgttcttctctttttctcaaGGTGTTGATGCTTGACACGTCCGTGAGACCGAATCTCGTATTTATACGGCCTATTCACGAAGTAGACATAATCGTGGAGTGGCTGCATAACGGTAAAAACAGATCGGCGTGCATTCACTTTTCCCCGTTCCGTGACTGCACACGCGGCGCGGCACTGAATGCATGCATGCAGCGCAGACGAAGATAGCCGCGGGCGCATGCAATACCTTTTAAACTCACGAGTCATTGATCCATCCAGCCGCGGTGTACAAATAACTCTAATGGAATTACCCTTTCCTTTCAGTATTACGCTTCGAGGACGGGGCCGATTTGCCCCCGATCCGCTCTCGATTTTCGGCCGAATAGGGCTCAATGAGAAAATGGAGGCAATGAACGGAACGTTCGTTTCCATACAGCCCCGCTATAAATACCGGGACGCAAAATAAACCGGGCAAAATATCCAGGGCCAAACAATCGGATTAAATCGACAAGCAGAGGCGCTAAGCGGGAATTATAGAATTCTGGTTCCGTTTCGTTGTTTTCAAGGTTGAATATTCGCGCAAATTTTTCTTCGTGAGGATAGACTCGAGTATCTAGGAATCTAACGAGATCTTGTAACTCGTATtaagaattttgtattattacgaatataatcgaaattttttaatgttacattttttcAGAATGAAGGTAtctttatatatgtatgttattGAGTGCATTAGTTCCAATCATTTTTTGAAGATAATTTTTACATGTGATATTAGAGAATTGGATATATTTTTCTAgttaataaagaatataaatgattaaaataatattgccAAAGGAAATTAGTGTAACAGGTAGgagaaaataggaaaatatgGAAAGGTTATCAGAATTTGTAAATTATGAGGCATTGACTCTCATGAAGAGGAGTGACATACGTGACTTGACGAATACCATAATCGGTCAGAGACTCGTTAAGCAAGAGAGCGTACGAGCTCTCTTGTTAAGATTTATTACGGTAGAGTAACATCTGATACTAATAAACCACGGTCCACTGGGATTTTGTGTAACTTCCCACAGGAAACGCtaatttgttaaataagttTCTGGAATGTCCAGATGGCATCTAAGCAAATGGCGTCTATTAAGACTGAAAAGTAGGCTACCGCCGCGGCCAAAGATGATTCAATGCTTGAGTGAAAGCCCTAACAACCGAAGCTGAATGCAAACGCTGTGACATGAAATACTTCCTTTCTCAATTTAAATTCCTCGAAGTACTTTGAACGCAACTTTAAAGTGTTTAACCAATTCAACTAGTTTAATGGAATTGAGTTCAAACGTACGTGGATTAGGGAGCATGGTTTCAAAAAATTCTATACCACTGGGcataaaatgtattgttattatattggCACAACTAGACCGCGGAATTTTATGCGACTGATAAGTTTCACCGATATTGAATAGAATACCATTTGCAGTATGAGTAGTTACAACGTCTAATAAATACACATAGAACGAACTTGTTTTAAACTCTACgcaaatctttatttttaaagttttttcCTTAATGTAATTCTAAGTAAAGTAGCTATACAGAGACATAATAGTAAATTTAAGAAGAACTTACACAAGCtaaaaatagttttcattagaaaaataaataaaactagagTAAAAACACGTTACCCTAGGAAACGAACAGATTCACTGTACGCTGTTACACTACCTTCGATCGTAGTCATCGCAGCATGTAATAATTACACGCGTGATGTACTTTTTCTGTTTTCAGACGTCTCCAATGTGTGAAGCCTCGAGAGGAAGGTGACGAGCAGGTTTCATCCGAGAATCTTCAAGATACCTCGAACGGATCCCGCAAGAAACCGTCTCCAATAAAACGAAAATGGTGGCGATAAGCCAGCGACGAAGGCATCCCCGATGGAGAATGCTATTCGCCGTCGTTGTTTTCTCGAGTTTCGTCAGGCGGTGCGAGTTAACGTCCACAAAGAGATTAACAGACGCCggctcctcgtcctcctcgccGTCCACGTTATCAAGAGGACCCGGTGAAACGAAGTCTCAAAACCCGGGTTCACCGAACGATCTAGCGTGGCAGGCTTGGCTCCTTGTAGATTCCCAGACAGGAGTGTACTCGGGTTTGGACTCAGCGAGCTTCCTTCGACGGATAACGCCGAAGAGCGTGTTCATCGCTCCAGAGTTATCAGCATTGTCGCCTTGCGCGGACGGCTATCAGGCAGACACGATGGGCAGGTGCGTGAAAAACGTGAACATCGATCAGGAGGCTCACTTCGTGTTCCTTCTTCAGCAATTAAACAACCGGTACGGCAATCGGGCAAGTGGTGGCGATACCTTCAACAACAATCAGAAAAAATCCAACGGACCTCTACAGTTGAACATCCCCTTGCTGCCAAGCACGAACTCTCAGTCGTTAAAAGTTGACCACGAGGAAACCAGAGATACCATAAAAGTCCCTGTAGTGATATCTCCACAGGAGACCAATCCAATAGAAAACAACCGTCCACCGGAACCTGTTGTAAGAACCAAGGATACGAACAACAGCATTAAGTTGAAGGACGAAGAATTCACGTTCTTCCCTGCTGAATCTAGCAATCCCTCTTTCGCCAAAGATCGCGAAGATGCTCCGTCGAAGTTTGAAGCTATAGTTCCCGTAGCGGAGTTTCCCGTCGATGATGCGAACGAGACCAATCCGATCGAAGACAAGCAGCCACCGGAACCTGTTATAAGAACCCAAGACACGAAGAATAACGCTAAGTTAAAGGACGAAGAGTTCGAATTCTTCCCCGCTGACTTTAGCATTCCCTCTTCCGAAAAGGACAGCGAGGACACTTCGTCAAAGTTCGATGATATAGATCCCATAACTGAGTTCCCTGTCGACGACGCGAATGAGACCAGTCCGATTGAAGATAGGCACCCACCAGAACCTGTCGTGAGAATCCAGGACACGAAGAACAGCACTAAGTTAAAAGACGAAGAATTTGAGTTCTTTCCTGCTGACTTTAGCATTACCTCTTCTGGCAAGGACCACGAGGACACTACGGTCCCCGTAGCAGAGTTCCCCATCGACGACGTGAACGAGACTAATCCGATTGAGGACAA includes the following:
- the LOC116425405 gene encoding uncharacterized protein LOC116425405 — protein: MVAISQRRRHPRWRMLFAVVVFSSFVRRCELTSTKRLTDAGSSSSSPSTLSRGPGETKSQNPGSPNDLAWQAWLLVDSQTGVYSGLDSASFLRRITPKSVFIAPELSALSPCADGYQADTMGRCVKNVNIDQEAHFVFLLQQLNNRYGNRASGGDTFNNNQKKSNGPLQLNIPLLPSTNSQSLKVDHEETRDTIKVPVVISPQETNPIENNRPPEPVVRTKDTNNSIKLKDEEFTFFPAESSNPSFAKDREDAPSKFEAIVPVAEFPVDDANETNPIEDKQPPEPVIRTQDTKNNAKLKDEEFEFFPADFSIPSSEKDSEDTSSKFDDIDPITEFPVDDANETSPIEDRHPPEPVVRIQDTKNSTKLKDEEFEFFPADFSITSSGKDHEDTTVPVAEFPIDDVNETNPIEDKQPQEAELTVRTQEDTNNSTKLKDEEFAFFFADFRVPPSGKDREDAPTKFDDIVPVAEFPVDDANETNFSEVVDYKIPIDMKVINISDVQSGLKNGSQFLNATEASPMLILLPSATTSPNLVIPDIEDPEPDNDTNHMPTAWESNATKNVTDKEVEAA